The following coding sequences lie in one Streptomyces sp. NBC_00510 genomic window:
- a CDS encoding OB-fold nucleic acid binding domain-containing protein has product MSGTTRSDRPAGRFRRMLDRLSSSQEELHSDELRQDTADVGCTRICDCSDRDIVTVTGTLRAVTLRPRAGVPALEAELFDGSAPLDVVWLGRRSIVGIEPGRRIIASGRISMNRGRPVLFNPKYELRPVGQE; this is encoded by the coding sequence ATGAGTGGTACCACCCGTTCGGACCGGCCTGCCGGCCGCTTCCGCAGGATGCTCGACCGACTGTCCAGCTCCCAGGAGGAGCTGCACTCCGACGAGCTGCGGCAGGACACCGCGGACGTCGGGTGCACCCGGATCTGCGACTGCTCCGATCGCGACATAGTGACCGTGACCGGTACACTACGCGCTGTCACTCTGCGGCCGCGGGCCGGCGTGCCCGCCCTGGAGGCCGAGCTGTTCGACGGTTCCGCACCGCTGGACGTGGTGTGGCTGGGCCGGCGCAGCATCGTCGGCATCGAGCCGGGCCGCAGGATCATCGCGTCGGGGCGGATCTCCATGAACCGCGGCCGTCCGGTGCTGTTCAATCCCAAGTACGAGTTGCGTCCGGTCGGACAGGAGTAG
- a CDS encoding sensor histidine kinase KdpD has product MARGTLRIYLGAAPGVGKTYAMLSEAHRRLERGTDVVVAFVEHHNRARTEVMLHGLEVVRRKEIEYRDTVFTEMDVDAVLARRPEVALVDEMAHTNIPGSRNEKRWQDIEELLQAGINVISTVNIQHLESLGDVVESITGVRQRETVPDEVVRRADQIELVDMSPQALRRRMAHGNIYASDKVDAALSNYFRPGNLTALRELALLWVADRVDEYLRQYRTDHRISATWQARERIVVGLTGGPEGRTLIRRAARMAAKGSGGEILAVHIARSDGLTAGSPKELAVQRTLVEDLGGSFHHVVGDDVPGALLDFARGVNATQVVLGTSRRPAWQYVFGPGVGATVARESGPDLDVHIVTHEHAAKGRGLPVARGAQLGRSRVIAGWLTGVLGPALLCLVLTQLHPALGIATDMLLFMTLTVAAALVGGLYPALVSAVGGSLLLNYFFAPPLHTFTIAQPENLIAIVIFVLVGIAVASVVDLAARRTHQAARLQSEAEILSYLAGSVLRGEHSLDALLERVRETFGMEAVSLLERASEHDAWTCAAGVGSRQCPRPEDADVEVPVSDNLSLALVGRVLPASDRRVLSAFAAQAAGVLDRQRLEDEAARAHKLAEGNRIRTALLAAVSHDLRTPLAAIKAAVSSLRSDDVAWSEEDEAELLEAIEEGADRLDNLVGNLLDMSRLQTGTVTPLIREVDLDEVVPKALRGVPDGSVTLDVPETLPMVSVDPGLLERSVANIVENAVKYSPAGTRVLVAASALGGHVDLRVVDRGPGVPDVAKERIFEPFQRYGDAPRGNGVGLGLAVARGFADAMGATLQPEDTPGGGLTMVLTLPAAPGSTPAAPDLPAEATT; this is encoded by the coding sequence ACTTTGCGGATATACCTGGGGGCGGCCCCGGGAGTGGGCAAGACCTACGCCATGCTCTCCGAGGCCCACCGGCGCCTGGAGCGCGGCACCGACGTCGTCGTCGCCTTCGTCGAGCACCACAACCGCGCCCGCACCGAGGTCATGCTGCACGGCCTGGAGGTCGTGCGGCGCAAGGAGATCGAGTACCGGGACACCGTCTTCACCGAGATGGACGTCGACGCGGTGCTCGCGCGCCGGCCCGAGGTCGCCCTCGTCGACGAGATGGCGCACACCAACATCCCGGGCAGCCGCAACGAGAAGCGCTGGCAGGACATCGAGGAACTGCTCCAGGCCGGCATCAACGTCATATCGACGGTGAACATCCAGCACCTGGAGTCGCTCGGCGACGTCGTCGAGTCGATCACCGGGGTACGCCAGCGCGAGACCGTGCCCGACGAGGTGGTCCGCCGCGCCGACCAGATCGAGCTGGTCGACATGTCGCCACAGGCGCTGCGCCGCCGCATGGCGCACGGCAACATCTACGCCTCCGACAAGGTCGACGCGGCCCTGTCCAACTACTTCCGGCCCGGCAACCTCACCGCGCTGCGCGAGCTGGCCCTGCTGTGGGTGGCCGACCGGGTCGACGAATACCTGCGGCAGTACCGCACCGACCACCGGATCTCCGCCACCTGGCAGGCGCGTGAGCGCATCGTGGTCGGCCTCACCGGCGGCCCCGAGGGACGGACGCTGATCCGGCGCGCCGCCCGGATGGCCGCCAAGGGCTCCGGCGGGGAGATCCTCGCCGTCCACATCGCGCGCAGCGACGGCCTGACGGCCGGCTCGCCCAAGGAACTCGCCGTCCAGCGCACCCTCGTGGAGGACCTCGGCGGTTCCTTCCACCACGTCGTCGGCGACGACGTCCCCGGCGCCCTGCTGGACTTCGCCCGCGGAGTCAACGCCACCCAGGTCGTGCTCGGCACCAGCCGCCGGCCCGCGTGGCAGTACGTCTTCGGGCCGGGCGTCGGCGCGACCGTGGCCCGCGAGTCCGGGCCGGACCTCGACGTGCACATCGTCACCCACGAGCACGCCGCCAAGGGCCGGGGCCTGCCCGTGGCCCGCGGCGCCCAGCTCGGCCGCTCCCGGGTGATCGCCGGCTGGCTGACCGGTGTGCTCGGCCCCGCGCTGCTCTGCCTGGTGCTCACCCAGCTGCACCCCGCCCTGGGCATCGCCACCGACATGCTGCTGTTCATGACCCTGACGGTCGCGGCGGCCCTCGTCGGCGGCCTCTACCCGGCGCTGGTCTCGGCGGTCGGCGGCTCACTGCTGCTGAACTACTTCTTCGCCCCGCCCCTGCACACCTTCACCATCGCCCAGCCCGAGAACCTGATCGCCATCGTGATCTTCGTGCTGGTCGGCATCGCGGTGGCCTCCGTGGTGGACCTGGCGGCGCGCCGCACCCACCAGGCCGCCAGACTCCAGTCCGAGGCCGAGATCCTGTCGTACCTGGCCGGCAGCGTGCTGCGCGGCGAGCACTCCCTGGACGCCCTGCTGGAACGGGTCCGGGAGACCTTCGGCATGGAGGCCGTGTCGCTGCTGGAGCGGGCCAGCGAGCACGACGCGTGGACCTGCGCCGCCGGCGTCGGCAGCCGGCAGTGCCCGCGCCCCGAGGACGCGGACGTGGAGGTGCCGGTCAGCGACAACCTCTCGCTGGCCCTGGTCGGCCGGGTGCTGCCCGCCTCCGACCGCCGGGTGCTCTCCGCCTTCGCGGCCCAGGCCGCCGGCGTCCTGGACCGGCAGCGGCTGGAGGACGAGGCCGCCAGGGCCCACAAGCTCGCCGAGGGCAACCGCATCCGCACCGCCCTGCTCGCCGCCGTCTCGCACGACCTGCGCACCCCGCTCGCCGCCATCAAGGCGGCCGTCAGCTCGCTGCGCTCCGACGACGTCGCCTGGTCCGAGGAGGACGAGGCCGAGCTTCTGGAGGCCATCGAGGAGGGCGCGGACCGGCTCGACAACCTGGTCGGCAACCTCCTCGACATGTCGCGCCTGCAGACCGGCACGGTCACCCCGCTGATCCGCGAGGTGGACCTCGACGAGGTCGTCCCCAAGGCCCTGCGCGGAGTCCCCGACGGCAGCGTCACCCTGGACGTCCCCGAGACCCTCCCGATGGTCTCCGTCGACCCGGGGCTCCTCGAGCGCAGCGTCGCCAACATCGTCGAGAACGCCGTCAAGTACAGCCCCGCCGGCACCCGGGTGCTGGTCGCCGCCAGCGCCCTGGGCGGCCACGTCGACCTGCGCGTCGTCGACCGCGGGCCCGGTGTCCCCGACGTCGCCAAGGAACGGATCTTCGAGCCGTTCCAGCGGTACGGCGACGCCCCCCGCGGCAACGGCGTGGGCCTCGGCCTCGCGGTGGCCCGCGGCTTCGCCGACGCCATGGGCGCCACCCTCCAACCCGAGGACACCCCGGGAGGCGGCCTGACGATGGTGCTCACCCTCCCGGCCGCGCCCGGCAGCACCCCCGCCGCCCCGGACCTACCGGCCGAGGCGACGACCTGA
- a CDS encoding response regulator, with protein sequence MNRVLVVDDEPQIVRALVINLRARKYEVDAAHDGATALQLAAARHPDVIVLDLGLPDMDGVEVIRGLRGWTRVPIIVLSARQASDEKVEALDAGADDYVTKPFGMDELLARLRAAVRRATPGGPEDGAATVETESFTVDLAAKKVNRDGADVRLTPTEWHLLEVLVRNTGRLVSQKQLLQEVWGPSYGTESNYLRVYMAQLRRKLEADPAHPRHFITEPGMGYRFEK encoded by the coding sequence ATGAACCGGGTGCTCGTGGTCGACGACGAGCCGCAGATCGTGCGCGCTCTCGTGATCAACCTGCGGGCCCGCAAGTACGAGGTCGACGCCGCCCACGACGGCGCGACCGCGCTGCAGCTCGCCGCCGCCCGCCACCCCGACGTCATCGTGCTCGACCTCGGCCTGCCCGACATGGACGGCGTCGAGGTGATCCGCGGACTGCGCGGCTGGACCCGGGTGCCGATCATCGTGCTCTCCGCCCGCCAGGCCTCCGACGAGAAGGTCGAGGCCCTCGACGCGGGCGCCGACGACTACGTCACCAAGCCCTTCGGCATGGACGAGCTGCTGGCCCGGCTGCGCGCCGCCGTCCGCCGCGCCACGCCCGGTGGCCCCGAGGACGGCGCCGCGACCGTGGAGACCGAGTCCTTCACCGTCGACCTCGCCGCCAAGAAGGTCAACCGCGACGGCGCCGACGTCCGGCTCACGCCCACCGAGTGGCACCTGCTGGAGGTCCTGGTCCGCAACACCGGCCGTCTGGTCAGCCAGAAACAGCTGCTCCAGGAGGTCTGGGGCCCGTCCTACGGCACCGAGAGCAACTACCTGCGGGTCTACATGGCGCAGTTGCGGCGCAAGCTGGAGGCCGACCCCGCGCACCCGCGGCACTTCATCACCGAGCCGGGCATGGGCTACCGCTTCGAGAAGTGA